In Colletotrichum lupini chromosome 6, complete sequence, a single window of DNA contains:
- a CDS encoding potassium/sodium efflux P-type ATPase produces the protein MGEPEAVRHGEHNTAAAEVNPEQDEPPSIPRPPPIPNPVPQRPAHSVPVTDIGLLWQTDLENGLSKADAAARLERDGPNRIEGAKGLSVWEIVMRQISNSLTLVLVIVMILSFAIQDYIEGGVITAVILLNIVVGFVQDYNAEQTIQSLYALSAPTCKVVRDGIAETIKAETLVKGDLVMIAVGDVVPADLRLLEGINLSIDEALLTGESLPISKHPEALFEEADIPLGDRINMVYSATTVTRGRARGIVTTTGMETEVGKIAMMLRTTRKRDENASLPARALARFKAAMKSILGLEGTPLQVKLSKFALLLFGLAILLAIIVFAVSKFDIDDQVLIYGICVGVAVIPESLIAVLTITMAVGTKAMASGNVIVRKLSSLEAVGGVTNICSDKTGTLTQGRMITRKIWLAEDTTAIIEGTTDPYDPTSGKVRWPGSTASSSGSSGASTPTVEKSDDTIISSSFGAFLKAIALCNNSAVTDGKASTDTESMTTATEVPVSWTAIGEPTEIALQVFAMRYGKGKTDLISSEKTKMLYEFPFDSTCKLMSVVYEFPGAPRQVFTKGAVEVMVERLAESDDVKQRIAAKADELASEGLRVLCVAQRFLEDADNASERNEKECKLRFLGLAGLYDPPRVETLGAVKKCNTAGISVHMVTGDHIKTATAIAHEVGILRGGEPSTAVMAAGQFDAMTDAEVDALEALPLVVARCSPMTKVRMLEAMHRRKAYCIMTGDGVNDSPALKKADVGIAMGKRGSDVSKEAADMVLTDDNFASIVTAIKEGRRLFDNIQKFLLHLLISNISQVILLLIGLSFKDRSGTSIFPLSPLEILWVNLITSSFLAIGLGLEEAQPDILLRAPHSLRVGVFTWDLIRDKMIYGFFMGSLCLAAFTSVAYGPGAGDLGSHCNDGWNETCDVVFRARSTVYATLSFLLLVTAWEVKHFQRSLFNMNPELWTGPTAVFKTIFKNRFLFWAVAGGFIMTFPVIYLPVVNRAVFKHGMITWEWGIVVACLVVYVALIETWKAVKRHMGLGMIARSPEGQV, from the exons ATGGGAGAACCCGAAGCCGTCAGGCATGGTGAACACAACACAGCTGCCGCGGAAGTGAATCCCGAGCAGGACGAGCCGCCGTCTATACCGCGGCCCCCGCCCATTCCCAACCCGGTCCCTCAGCGACCTGCCCATTCGGTTCCTGTCACGGACATAGGTCTCCTCTGGCAAACCGACCTTGAAAATGGTCTCTCAAAGGCCGATGCTGCCGCCCGTCTTGAACGGGACGGGCCTAATCGTATCGAGGGCGCAAAGGGCCTATCCGTTTGGGAGATTGTCATGAGACAAATCTCCAACAGTCTGACCTTGGTTCTTGTCATTGTCATGATTCTGTCCTTTGCTATCCAAGATTACATTGAAGGAGGTGTCATCACCGCCGTTATCCTTCTTAACATCGTCGTGGG CTTTGTCCAGGACTACAATGCCGAACAGACTATCCAGAGTTTGTACGCGCTGTCCGCCCCGACGTGCAAGGTCGTCCGTGACGGAATCGCGGAGACCATCAAAGCCGAGACTCTGGTCAAGGGTGATCTTGTCATGATCGCCGTCGGCGATGTCGTCCCAGCTGACCTTCGTCTTCTCGAGGGAATTAACCTCTCCATCGACGAGGCCCTACTCACCGGCGAGTCCCTGCCCATCAGCAAGCACCCCGAGGCACTCTTCGAGGAGGCTGATATTCCCCTCGGTGACCGCATCAACATGGTGTACTCGGCTACCACCGTCACTCGAGGACGCGCTCGCGGTATCGTCACCACCACTGGTATGGAAACCGAGGTGGGGAAGATCGCCATGATGCTTCGCACTACTCGTAAGAGAGACGAGAATGCCTCACTCCCCGCCCGCGCTCTCGCGCGTTTCAAGGCTGCCATGAAGAGCATCCTTGGTCTCGAGGGCACTCCTCTCCAGGTCAAGCTTAGCAAGTTTGCTCTTCTGCTGTTCGGTCTGGCTATCCTTCTGGCCATCATTGTCTTCGCGGTCAGCAAGTTCGACATTGACGACCAGGTTCTCATTTACGGTATCTGTGTCGGTGTCGCCGTCATTCCCGAGTCCCTTATCGCCGTCCTCACCATCACTATGGCTGTTGGTACCAAAGCAATGGCGTCTGGAAACGTCATTGTTCGCAAGCTCTCCTCTCTCGAAGCCGTTGGTGGTGTCACCAACATCTGCTCCGACAAGACAGGTACGCTCACGCAGGGACGAATGATTACCAGGAAGATCTGGCTGGCCGAAGATACGACCGCCATTATAGAGGGCACTACCGACCCCTATGACCCGACCAGCGGCAAAGTGCGTTGGCCTGGATCGACCGCATCAAGCTCGGGCTCTAGTGGAGCGTCGACTCCGACGGTTGAGAAGTCTGACGACACTATCATTTCCTCATCCTTCGGTGCCTTCCTCAAGGCTATTGCTCTGTGCAACAACTCCGCTGTTACCGATGGCAAGGCCTCGACCGATACTGAGTCTATGACCACCGCTACCGAGGTGCCGGTTTCGTGGACCGCCATTGGCGAGCCCACCGAGATTGCCCTTCAGGTTTTTGCTATGCGATATGGAAAGGGAAAGACAGACCTCATCTCGTCCGAAAAGACGAAGATGTTGTACGAGTTCCCCTTTGACTCCACCTGCAAGCTCATGAGTGTTGTCTACGAGTTCCCTGGCGCTCCCCGCCAGGTCTTCACCAAGGGTGCCGTCGAAGTCATGGTTGAGAGATTGGCCGAGTCGGACGACGTCAAGCAGAGGATCGCGGCCAAGGCTGACGAGCTAGCCTCAGAGGGTCTCAGAGTCCTCTGCGTTGCTCAACGATTCCTCGAAGATGCTGACAACGCTAGCGAGAGAAACGAAAAGGAGTGCAAGCTCCGTTTCCTCGGTCTTGCTGGCCTGTACGATCCCCCTCGTGTCGAGACTCTCGGAGCCGTCAAGAAGTGCAACACGGCTGGTATCTCAGTCCACATGGTTACTGGTGATCACATTAAGACTGCTACTGCCATTGCTCATGAGGTCGGTATCCTGCGTGGCGGCGAGCCGTCTACTGCAGTCATGGCCGCTGGACAATTCGACGCCATGACCGACGCCGAAGTTGACGCTCTTGAAGCCCTCCCTCTTGTGGTCGCTCGATGCAGCCCTATGACCAAGGTCAGAATGCTCGAGGCCATGCATCGTCGCAAGGCCTACTGCATCATGACTGGTGACGGTGTCAACGATTCGCCTGCTCTCAAGAAAGCCGATGTTGGTATTGCCATGGGCAAGAGAGGCAGTGACGTTTCCAAAGAGGCAGCGGACATGGTTCTTACCGATGACAACTTTGCTTCCATCGTTACCGCCATTAAGGAAGGTCGCCGTTTGTTTGACAACATCCAGAAG TTCTTGCTCCATCTCTTGATCTCCAACATCTCCCAGGTCATTCTTCTCCTTATTGGTCTGTCCTTCAAGGACAGAAGTGGCACCTCCATATTCCCTCTATCCCCTTTGGAGATTCTGTGGGTCAACCTTATTACATCCTCATTCCTGGCTATCGGTCTTGGTCTGGAGGAGGCTCAACCCGATATCCTCCTGCGTGCACCTCACAGTCTACGCGTTGGTGTCTTCACCTGGGACTTGATCCGCGACAAGATGATCTACGGTTTCTTCATGGGCTCGCTCTGCTTGGCCGCGTTTACTTCCGTTGCGTACGGACCAGGCGCGGGCGATCTCGGCAGCCATTGCAACGACGGCTGGAACGAGACCTGTGATGTCGTCTTCAGGGCCCGGTCCACCGTTTACGCCACCTTGAGCTTCCTGCTCTTGGTCACTGCCTGGGAGGTCAAGCACTTCCAGCGCAGCTTGTTCAACATGAACCCTGAGTTGTGGACTGGCCCCACGGCTGTGTTCAAGACCATCTTCAAGAACCGTTTCTTGTTCTGGGCCGTCGCCGGCGGCTTCATCATGACTTTCCCCGTCATCTATCTCCCTGTTGTCAACCGCGCTGTCTTCAAGCACGGCATGATTACCTGGGAGTGGGGCATTGTCGTTGCCTGCTTGGTCGTCTATGTTGCTCTCATTGAAACCTGGAAGGCTGTAAAGCGTCATATGGGTCTCGGCATGATTGCACGCAGTCCCGAAGGACAGGTTTAG
- a CDS encoding HET domain-containing protein, with amino-acid sequence MHLINTATLELEEFFDRARTPPYAILSHTWEDGEVSFQEWDHLETRKEKKGFLKIESFCQLASQDGYTHAWVDTNCIDKRSSAELSEAINSMFAWYQEAAFCYVYLADVSFPDTTIWSDLEIQLLNSKWFTRGWTLQELIAPRRILFYDQDWRFIGGKHSLVDAIYKATGINKECLLGHASPSDFSVAAIMSWAASRVTTRLEDQAYCLLGLFGVNMPLLYGEGGKAFLRLQEEIIRVSDDQSIFVYDIPTQSMTAPLANSPALFSKSTDIIRWFRLAAPTAMTPPFYAMTNAGLSISLPLIQTLSPDFVLGVLNCTTRIEEQHARSAVCIPLSSHNNDYRRQFTRVSLPAPWISLSSASMKTLLQWHEGNASPPDDLSSEFIPEESTNIMICMLDEENRERLWRRGFEPLKQTEGTFNKVSCFITFPRGFSGYRLHAVDPPEALHEYTSLMAMLDQRISDRKGRSLLIFRVPGSGGDDGSYIGIYLEAALDNEGALQDWPRACRILPNWNKQDGLDVAMQLNENFPPSSASLVGNILVTIRTAIPINPNFSLSMTAALMVEIVFDMDRVRRFHSQKGPISNSFSSGQYFRMLDTLSESG; translated from the coding sequence ATGCATCTGATCAACACGGCGACATTGGAGCTCGAGGAGTTTTTTGACCGTGCTCGCACCCCACCGTATGCCATTCTTTCCCACACCTGGGAGGACGGAGAAGTATCGTTCCAAGAATGGGACCACCTTGAGACTAGGAAAGAAAAGAAGGGCTTTCTCAAGATCGAATCGTTCTGCCAGCTAGCCTCGCAGGACGGATACACCCATGCTTGGGTAGACACCAACTGCATCGACAAGCGCAGCTCCGCCGAGTTATCGGAAGCTATCAACTCTATGTTTGCCTGGTACCAAGAAGCAGCGTTTTGTTACGTTTATTTGGCCGACGTATCATTTCCAGACACAACCATTTGGAGCGACCTGGAGATCCAGCTTCTAAACAGCAAATGGTTTACTCGTGGCTGGACTTTGCAAGAACTTATTGCTCCCCGCCGCATTTTGTTCTACGATCAGGATTGGAGATTCATTGGAGGAAAGCACAGTTTGGTTGACGCAATATACAAAGCAACCggaattaataaagaatgtCTCTTAGGCCATGCATCCCCTTCCGACTTCAGTGTTGCCGCAATCATGTCTTGGGCCGCTAGCCGTGTTACAACTCGCCTCGAAGATCAAGCGTACTGTCTCCTCGGTCTCTTCGGTGTCAACATGCCGCTTCTCTACGGAGAGGGCGGCAAGGCTTTCCTGAGGCTTCAAGAGGAGATAATCAGGGTCTCTGATGACCAGAGCATCTTCGTCTACGACATACCCACCCAGTCTATGACGGCACCCTTGGCCAATTCACCTGCGCTCTTCTCTAAGTCAACAGATATCATCCGCTGGTTCCGTCTGGCAGCGCCAACGGCAATGACGCCGCCATTTTACGCAATGACTAATGCCGGTCTTTCAATATCTTTGCCCCTGATCCAGACATTGTCGCCTGACTTCGTTCTGGGCGTTTTGAACTGCACCACGAGGATTGAGGAGCAGCATGCTAGGAGCGCCGTTTGCATACCTTTGTCATCTCACAATAACGATTACCGGCGCCAGTTTACTCGCGTATCTCTGCCTGCACCGTGGATATCGCTCAGTTCGGCTTCGATGAAGACCCTTCTTCAATGGCATGAAGGAAACGCCTCGCCTCCTGATGATTTGTCTTCAGAATTCATACCCGAAGAATCAACGAACATCATGATCTGCATGCTTGACGAGGAGAACCGGGAACGCCTTTGGAGACGGGGTTTTGAGCCTCTCAAGCAAACAGAAGGAACATTCAACAAGGTCTCTTGCTTCATCACATTTCCGCGTGGCTTTTCCGGCTATCGTCTTCACGCAGTAGATCCCCCCGAGGCACTGCATGAATATACGAGTCTGATGGCCATGCTTGACCAGAGAATTAGTGATAGAAAGGGTCGTAGCCTGCTTATCTTTAGAGTACCGGGTTCTGGTGGTGACGATGGCAGTTACATCGGTATCTATCTCGAAGCGGCACTGGACAACGAAGGCGCCTTGCAAGACTGGCCTCGAGCATGCCGCATATTACCTAATTGGAACAAACAGGATGGCCTCGATGTCGCTATGCAACTCAACGAAAACTTCCCACCTAGTTCTGCAAGCCTTGTTGGAAATATATTGGTAACGATCAGGACTGCAATACCGATCAACCCTAATTTTTCATTGTCAATGACAGCCGCGTTGATGGTGGAAATCGTCTTTGACATGGACCGTGTTCGAAGATTTCATTCTCAAAAGGGTCCGATCAGCAACTCATTTAGCTCGGGCCAATACTTCCGAATGTTGGATACCTTGAGCGAGTCTGGGTGA
- a CDS encoding SNF2 family domain-containing protein yields MWGTLVESGRLVGWTSPDSSGCLPVPQGSINRPPSPPERPLRPYAPRVLRSEAKYQHHGPISRPPPVAIMNKTASPDPAQPTNEAIDSQRDEQTATVPQYDTDPPSSPLESLGSDDFEGQLTPNGNDFIGLPLRSPSPASPLSPSTPSPSPPPPVPSSDIDDERPLKRRRVSTPSAPGSGQKKKQISPPWKKITAEGPTSFIDNGRRKSGRINTIPLEFHPPSGKRMTRGALNSSPPSKNKYASTNGHAATPTPNGTSKSKTPSRKPSAAKPAPPPPKTSNRKSAANETKSTSRSTRKRSPSPSAQPTRQSTRTRRGRRSSIDDEVATTSAGSPNRTRIKLRVRATELPVVHPGQVSKRLRIGPNFEEYWEKAQAIPVEDGGMYIPEEGPSYTDEMAQKDAQIVLRIEEAVEPGGILSQERCTLFVPEAEEEPPRQWAHADHMAKAVTNFRKLMVAEQQRHRAQAKKIAEACKDAWLRRQPKSAEELEAEARFVWIGRYRVVVKSMFGTWENVRYEINRRRIQEWEAEEQRRVKAALQEAVNLSEQKLQARRTQADSDISDEDDLDDDDDDDNEDGLDDLDSDLENSQAMSVDADDDDSGNDDDDVMSSSEEEEAGEDHTGDAGDEKLTMEQLRAKYANLPELPPDEQAEKKLTNGVESEADSKVVATSPGEETSDESVDMDDDMGSTDMDDSDDGSAADEESEEEDGDEEPSGLLGMLFGKSELKKIKDEAPPDDKEPHENATALVADGASPQAEASSNFRDDIVEDDDDDEVSLIQHPGIFLDGDEMEVDTEGQATVLPSAGDQDEGVEIAASEKELTLPVQSLKSDEALVNGIHKEPTSTRVVAATNGIPEAVESADTEMQDAPSKTSEASMPPAPSTTATVATKHVTPDTDIITVPPSREQSHSPPTSDTKPSDVDTMSLATPGAKDVVSRSASPNPNSQQTQIPFLLRGTLREYQHHGLDWLAGLYANNTNGILADEMGLGKTIQTISLLAHLACHHEVWGPHLVIVPTSVMLNWEMEFKKWCPGFKILSYYGTQEERKRKRQGWNNDDVWNVCITSYQLVIQDQQVFKRRRWHYMILDEAHNIKNFKSQRWQTLLGFNTRARLLLTGTPLQNNLTELWSLLFFLMPAENGVGGFADLQEFHDWFHKPESQILENGRETMDEEARAIISKLHKVLRPYLLRRLKADVEKQMPAKYEHVEFCRLSKRQRELYDGFLARTDTRETLSSGNYLSIINCLMQLRKVCNHPDLFVDRPIMTSFRMQKSVPAEFQVTDQFLHRSLLAVEPMSIVSLGVLNMIPTQHENMSNTTAERISQLSLHRVLMELREAQNTRAHLARTNLDPSTVESNIMYLDSLARWRRFEELQHSVYLNALRGQRRPIYGKRLIDFLTLGLDGRPRKPKPRVPNQILNWFAEDSDFLRAVIHPADERADAMQTIIQKFTCVTPAVITRDMNEVILGRKAAQAFTDEDLKLSAPVRWAPFMPKQPPIDPWHESRMRHSIQFPDKRLLQYDCGKLQALDKLLRKLQAGGHRALIFTQMTKVLDILEQFLNIHGHKYLRLDGQTKIEQRQILTDRFNHDPRILCFILSTRSGGLGINLTGADTVIFYDQDWNPAMDKQCQDRCHRIGQTRDVHIYRLVSEHTIEANILRKASQKQMLDDVVIQEGSFTTDYFNKLSVRDVLGTEGTDLVDDAANAAMDRLLGGGDSGASRTVAEDLKQAEDQEDVEAAKAAEKEIQDDDAEFNEKSGAHSGASSTRQGTPREDVAGQSGGGPGPSGLGRFSESVAPDEAVEIEHNAWGERIYNVDEYMLRTMAEQLKGTALDLPKDKKKSKKKGRDTRKR; encoded by the exons ATGTGGGGCACTTTGGTCGAATCCGGACGTCTGGTTGGATGGACTTCCCCTGACTCCT CTGGCTGCCTGCCTGTACCTCAGGGCAGCATCAATCGTCCGCCGTCACCACCCGAACGGCCTCTACGCCCCTACGCCCCCCGAGTCTTGAGGTCTGAGGCCAAGTACCAAC ATCACGGCCCCATCTCGCGTCCGCCCCCCGTTGCTATTATGAACAAGACCGCGTCGCCCGACCCTGCGCAACCCACCAACGAGGCCATCGACTCCCAACGCGACGAACAAACCGCGACTGTACCTCAATATGATACCGATCCGCCCTCATCACCGCTCGAATCCCTCGGATCCGACGATTTCGAAGGCCAACTGACCCCCAACGGTAACGACTTCATCGGACTACCCCTCCGCTCACCATCACCTGCATCACCATTATCTCCGTCAAcaccctcgccctcgcctcCCCCTCCCGTGCCCTCCTCCGACATCGATGATGAACGCCCTTTGAAACGACGTCGCGTCTCCACGCCATCCGCCCCTGGATCTGGTCAGAAAAAGAAGCAAATCTCTCCGCCATGGAAGAAGATCACCGCCGAGGGTCCGACGTCTTTTATCGACAATGGCAGACGCAAGTCTGGTCGAATCAACACTATTCCCCTTGAGTTCCATCCGCCATCCGGCAAGCGAATGACGAGAGGAGCTCTTAACAGCAGTCCGCCCTCCAAGAACAAGTATGCTTCTACCAACGGCCATGCCGCGACCCCCACCCCAAACGGAACCTCCAAGTCCAAGACTCCCTCGCGAAAACCATCAGCAGCAAAGCCCGCACCGCCTCCGCCCAAGACCTCCAACCGAAAGTCGGCTGCGAACGAAACCAAATCCACCTCCCGATCCACACGCAAGCGAAGCCCTTCCCCATCTGCTCAACCAACTAGGCAGTCAACGCGGACAAGGCGGGGCCGTCGCAGCTCCATCGACGATGAGGTAGCGACAACATCGGCGGGGAGCCCGAACCGTACGCGGATTAAGTTACGTGTGCGCGCGACCGAGCTACCCGTTGTACATCCGGGACAAGTCAGCAAGAGGCTAAGAATCGGACCCAACTTTGAAGAATACTGGGAAAAGGCGCAGGCAATACCCGTTGAGGATGGTGGCATGTACATCCCAGAGGAGGGGCCTAGCTACACTGACGAGATGGCCCAGAAGGATGCTCAAATTGTCTTGCGCATTGAAGAGGCTGTGGAGCCTGGCGGTATTCTTTCACAAGAGCGCTGCACCCTGTTTGTTCCCGAGGCGGAAGAGGAACCACCACGCCAATGGGCTCATGCAGACCACATGGCCAAGGCTGTTACCAACTTCCGCAAGCTGATGGTAGCAGAGCAGCAGAGACATCGAGCGCAGGCCAAGAAGATTGCCGAAGCATGCAAGGACGCTTGGCTCCGGCGCCAACCAAAGTCAGCAGAAGAACTCGAGGCCGAGGCGCGCTTTGTGTGGATCGGGCGATACAGAGTGGTTGTCAAAAGCATGTTTGGAACCTGGGAGAATGTTCGGTACGAGATCAATCGGCGGAGGATTCAAGAATGGGAGGCAGAGGAGCAGCGCCGGGTCAAGGCTGCGCTTCAGGAGGCCGTCAATTTGTCAGAGCAGAAGCTGCAGGCAAGAAGAACACAGGCAGATTCGGACATATCCGATGAGGATGAtctcgacgacgatgacgacgacgacaatgAGGACGGCCTGGATGACCTCGACAGCGACCTAGAGAACAGCCAAGCGATGTCGGTAGATGCGGATGATGATGACTCCGGCaacgatgacgacgatgtCATGTCATCTTCAGAAGAGGAGGAAGCAGGCGAAGATCACACCGGCGATGCTGGCGATGAGAAGCTCACTATGGAACAGCTTCGCGCCAAATACGCCAATCTACCTGAGCTTCCTCCCGACGAACAAGCCGAAAAGAAACTCACCAATGGCGTCGAGTCCGAGGCAGACTCAAAAGTCGTGGCAACGAGCCCCGGAGAAGAGACCAGCGATGAGTCCGTTGACATGGATGACGACATGGGGTCCACCGATATGGACGACAGTGATGACGGCTCTGCCGCAGATGAAGAGTCGGAAGAGGAAGACGGCGACGAGGAGCCATCTGGATTGTTGGGCATGCTCTTTGGGAAATCCGAGTTGAAGAAAATTAAGGATGAGGCGCCGCCCGATGACAAGGAGCCACATGAAAACGCTACAGCCTTGGTGGCTGATGGCGCATCCCCACAAGCAGAGGCATCATCGAACTTTAGGGACGACATTGTtgaggatgatgatgatgatgaagtGTCTCTCATTCAACACCCCGGTATCTTCTTGGACGGTGACGAGATGGAGGTTGACACAGAAGGACAAGCTACTGTGCTACCAAGCGCTGGCGACCAGGATGAAGGTGTCGAAATTGCAGCCTCAGAGAAGGAGCTCACCTTGCCCGTACAGTCGCTCAAGTCAGATGAGGCCTTAGTCAATGGCATACATAAGGAGCCAACATCCACGAGGGTAGTAGCTGCCACCAACGGGATACCAGAGGCAGTGGAATCTGCTGATACGGAAATGCAAGATGCGCCATCGAAAACATCAGAGGCGTCAATGCCCCCGGCGCCATCTACCACTGCTACGGTCGCAACCAAACATGTCACTCCTGATACCGATATCATTACTGTCCCGCCAAGTCGAGAACAAAGTCATTCGCCCCCTACATCCGACACAAAGCCTTCAGATGTGGACACAATGTCTTTGGCAACCCCAGGGGCAAAGGATGTTGTCAGTCGGTCAGCTTCACCAAACCCCAATTCACAACAGACGCAAATCCCGTTTTTGCTTCGTGGTACTCTGCGTGAATATCAGCATCATGGACTGGACTGGCTGGCGGGACTGTATGCCAACAACACCAATGGCATTCTTGCAGATGAGATGGGTCTTGGCAAAACCATCCAGACCATCTCGCTACTCGCTCATCTTGCTTGCCATCACGAGGTTTGGGGACCGCATCTGGTGATCGTACCGACAAGTGTCATGCTCAACTGGGAGATGGAGTTCAAGAAATGGTGTCCTGGTTTCAAAATTCTTTCCTACTACGGCACTCAAGAGGAGAGGAAACGCAAGCGACAGGGATGGAACAACGATGACGTATGGAACGTCTGCATTACATCCTACCAGCTTGTCATCCAGGACCAGCAGGTCTTCAAACGTCGGAGGTGGCACTACATGATTCTCGACGAGGCCCACAACATCAAGAACTTCAAATCACAGCGGTGGCAGACGCTCCTCGGTTTCAATACTCGGGCAAGGCTTCTACTTACAGGCACCCCGCTCCAAAACAATCTCACCGAGTTGTGGTCGTTGCTGTTCTTCCTCATGCCAGCCGAAAATGGCGTGGGTGGATTCGCAGACTTGCAAGAGTTTCACGATTGGTTCCACAAGCCAGAGTCTCAAATCCTGGAAAACGGCCGCGAGACGATGGACGAGGAAGCGCGAGCGATCATTTCCAAATTACACAAGGTCTTGCGACCGTATCTACTACGAAGACTCAAGGCCGACGTCGAAAAGCAAATGCCGGCCAAGTACGAACACGTAGAGTTCTGTCGCCTGTCGAAACGTCAGCGCGAGTTGTATGATGGCTTCTTGGCTCGCACAGACACCCGGGAGACGCTGTCCTCTGGCAACTACCTTTCCATCATCAATTGTCTGATGCAGTTGCGAAAAGTCTGCAACCATCCCGACCTTTTCGTGGACCGCCCCATCATGACGTCCTTTAGGATGCAGAAATCCGTTCCAGCAGAATTTCAGGTTACCGATCAGTTCCTACACCGATCCTTACTTGCAGTAGAGCCTATGTCCATTGTTAGCCTGGGCGTTCTCAACATGATTCCTACACAACACGAGAATATGTCCAACACAACGGCGGAGCGTATTTCGCAGCTCAGCCTCCACAGGGTACTGATGGAACTGAGAGAGGCACAGAATACCAGAGCTCATCTGGCTCGTACAAACCTCGACCCTTCAACAGTTGAGTCGAACATTATGTATCTGGACAGCCTGGCTCGCTGGCGCCGCTTCGAGGAATTGCAGCACAGCGTGTACCTGAACGCTCTCCGCGGCCAACGTCGGCCCATCTATGGCAAGCGCCTGATTGATTTCCTGACGCTCGGGTTAGACGGCAGACCCCGGAAACCCAAGCCAAGAGTTCCTAATCAGATCTTGAATTGGTTTGCGGAGGATTCTGACTTCCTCCGTGCCGTCATCCATCCAGCTGACGAACGAGCCGATGCGATGCAGACGATCATTCAAAAGTTCACATGCGTCACTCCCGCCGTCATCACTCGCGACATGAACGAGGTGATACTGGGAAGAAAGGCGGCTCAGGCCTTTACGGACGAGGATCTCAAGCTCTCAGCGCCTGTCCGGTGGGCTCCTTTCATGCCCAAGCAGCCACCCATTGACCCATGGCACGAGTCTCGCATGCGTCACAGCATCCAGTTCCCAGACAAGCGTCTGCTTCAATATGACTGTGGAAAGCTTCAAGCCTTGGACAAACTTCTTCGCAAGCTTCAAGCCGGCGGCCATCGTGCCTTGATCTTCACACAGATGACCAAGGTTCTGGATATTCTCGAGCAGTTCCTCAATATCCACGGCCACAAGTACCTTCGACTTGATGGACAAACAAAGATTGAGCAGCGGCAAATCCTTACGGACAGGTTCAACCATGACCCACGCATCTTGTGCTTCATCTTGTCTACACGTTCTGGTGGATTGGGCATCAACCTTACTGGGGCCGATACCGTCATCTTCTACGACCAAGACTGGAACCCAGCCATGGACAAGCAGTGCCAGGATCGATGCCATCGTATCGGTCAGACACGAGATGTTCACATCTACCGACTCGTCAGCGAGCACACAATTGAAGCCAACATTCTTCGTAAAGCGTCGCAGAAGCAGATGCTGGACGACGTGGTCATTCAGGAGGGTAGTTTCACCACGGACTACTTCAACAAACTTTCCGTGCGGGACGTTCTCGGCACTGAGGGAACAGACCTGGTCGATGATGCCGCTAATGCCGCCATGGACCGCCTTCTGGGTGGAGGAGACAGTGGAGCGTCGAGAACCGTGGCCGAGGACCTTAAGCAGGCCGAAGACCAGGAAGACGTAGAAGCCGCCAAGGCCGCCGAGAAGGAGATTCAGGACGACGACGCAGAGTTCAACGAAAAGAGCGGCGCACATTCTGGCGCCTCTAGCACCCGCCAAGGCACGCCGCGGGAGGATGTCGCCGGTCAGTCAGGCGGCGGCCCGGGACCCTCTGGGCTAGGCCGGTTCTCAGAGTCTGTCGCACCGGATGAAGCGGTAGAGATTGAACATAACGCGTGGGGCGAGAGAATATATAATGTGGACGAGTACATGCTCCGGACGATGGCGGAGCAGCTCAAGGGCACGGCGCTAGACCTGCCTaaggacaagaagaagagtAAAAAGAAGGGTCGCGACACACGGAAGCGGTAA
- a CDS encoding NADH:ubiquinone oxidoreductase 20.1kD subunit translates to MLSQRFARASTVRGAVQAARRTPIVQQRTFFPPQFNDRKVLEEKYPEYPTLSDAEDPNMNGGYINPPFIKRQFRDPHGDWWDKQERRNFGEPVHEDHDLLGMFSPFEYTWTTTGKGLAQIGAFIVVFLGVCGVVKASYPDKASYPREFPDGLERELGGASALRARKAGDADP, encoded by the exons ATGCTGTCCCAACGATTTGCGCGGGCCTCGACGGTCCGCGGCGCAGTCCAGGCCGCCCGACGAACCCCGATTGTCCAGCAACGTACCTTCTTCCCTCCTCAGTTCAACGACCGCAAAGTTCTCGAGGAGAAGTACCCCGAGTACCCGACTCTGTCTGACGCAGAGGACCCCAACATG AACGGCGGATACATCAACCCTCCCTTCATCAAGAGACAGTTTCGCGATCCCCACGGCGATTGGTGGGACAAGCAGGAGCGCCGCAACTTTGGCGAGCCTGTCCACGAAGACCACGACTTGCTCGGCATGTTCTCCCCTTTCGAGTACACCTGGACCACCACAGGCAAGGGCCTGGCCCAGATCGGTGCCTTTATCGTCGTCTTCCTCGGTGTCTGCGGTGTTGTCAAGGCCAGCTACCCCGACAAGGCTTCATACCCGAGAGAATTCCCCGACGGACTCGAGAGAGAGTTGGGAGGTGCTAGCGCTCTGCGG GCGAGAAAGGCTGGCGACGCTGACCCATGA